The proteins below come from a single Afipia sp. P52-10 genomic window:
- a CDS encoding zinc-binding dehydrogenase: MRAAIFRDGQIVADTLPDPVPAAGQVLVKTLACGICGSDLHARKHAHRMVELSRHLSNGRRPMDLSRDVVFGHEFCCEVIDYGPSTQRKFKPGTRVCSVPGLLTATGPQSIGYSNDNVGGYAERMLLSEALMLEVPNGLPAEHAALTEPLAVGIHAVAKANVQGNEVPLVIGCGPVGLAVIAGLKLKGLHPIVAADYSPARRALAEKMGADVVIDPAKVLPFKTWAEHAQMTPEQKAARSPMQALLPALKPALVFECVGVPGVIQQIFEGAPRDARIVVVGVCMETDRSEPMLGIMKELNVQYVLGYTPAEFASSLHLLAEGKVEAAPLITGKVGIDGVAQAFTDLGNPERHTKILVEPWR; the protein is encoded by the coding sequence CTGATCCTGTTCCGGCGGCCGGCCAGGTGTTGGTGAAGACGCTCGCCTGCGGTATCTGCGGCTCCGACCTGCACGCCCGCAAGCATGCGCACCGCATGGTCGAACTGTCCCGGCACCTGAGCAACGGGCGCAGGCCGATGGACCTATCGCGCGACGTGGTGTTCGGCCACGAATTCTGCTGCGAGGTCATCGACTACGGCCCCTCCACCCAACGAAAGTTCAAGCCCGGCACGCGGGTCTGTTCGGTACCAGGCCTTCTCACCGCCACGGGGCCGCAGAGCATCGGCTACTCCAATGACAATGTCGGTGGTTACGCCGAGCGCATGCTGCTGTCGGAAGCGCTGATGCTGGAGGTGCCGAACGGCTTGCCGGCCGAGCACGCGGCATTGACCGAGCCGCTGGCGGTCGGCATCCATGCGGTCGCAAAAGCCAACGTGCAGGGCAACGAGGTGCCGCTGGTGATCGGCTGCGGTCCGGTCGGGCTTGCCGTGATTGCCGGGCTGAAGCTGAAGGGCTTGCACCCGATCGTCGCCGCCGACTACTCGCCCGCACGCCGGGCGCTGGCGGAGAAGATGGGTGCGGATGTGGTGATCGATCCGGCCAAGGTGCTGCCGTTCAAGACCTGGGCCGAGCATGCGCAGATGACGCCGGAGCAGAAGGCCGCGCGCTCACCGATGCAAGCGCTGCTGCCCGCGCTGAAGCCTGCGCTGGTCTTCGAGTGCGTCGGCGTCCCCGGCGTGATCCAGCAGATTTTCGAAGGTGCGCCGCGCGATGCCCGGATCGTCGTGGTCGGCGTCTGCATGGAGACCGACCGCTCCGAGCCGATGCTCGGCATCATGAAGGAGCTGAATGTTCAGTACGTGCTGGGCTACACCCCGGCTGAGTTCGCAAGCTCGCTGCACCTCCTGGCGGAGGGTAAGGTGGAGGCTGCACCGCTGATCACCGGCAAGGTCGGCATCGATGGTGTTGCCCAGGCGTTCACCGACCTCGGCAATCCCGAGCGGCATACCAAGATCCTGGTGGAGCCATGGCGTTAG